One genomic region from Polynucleobacter sp. MWH-P3-07-1 encodes:
- a CDS encoding 16S rRNA (uracil(1498)-N(3))-methyltransferase: MPQFYLPGPWETQKPTTLNPEVAHHLRVRRIEPGETFPVFDGRGQVASAKLLSLGKKTGEVELSAIRTDIHRETPYAITLAQALAGGDKMDWIVEKAVETGAQKIIPLQCERSVIKLNRTSDAERAQKRLAHWQGIIQAACEQCDRTVLADLEHIQNFEEFLQSPATSLKLLLSPDATASMVSVLSKMPPQDVILLIGPEGGHSPEEEALAQAAGYQKVSLGERVLRTETAGIVAITAVNTVWSLGS; encoded by the coding sequence ATGCCTCAATTTTATCTTCCCGGGCCATGGGAAACCCAAAAGCCGACTACCCTTAATCCGGAGGTGGCTCATCATCTCCGTGTCAGGCGCATCGAGCCTGGGGAGACCTTTCCCGTCTTTGATGGACGAGGCCAGGTAGCCAGCGCGAAATTGCTCTCTTTGGGTAAAAAAACCGGGGAAGTGGAATTAAGCGCTATTCGGACCGACATCCATCGAGAAACCCCTTACGCTATTACTTTGGCTCAAGCACTAGCTGGCGGCGACAAAATGGATTGGATTGTTGAAAAAGCGGTTGAAACTGGCGCCCAGAAAATCATTCCCTTGCAATGTGAACGCTCTGTCATCAAATTAAATCGTACGAGCGATGCAGAGCGGGCTCAGAAAAGACTGGCGCATTGGCAAGGAATCATTCAAGCGGCTTGCGAACAATGCGATCGAACCGTCCTAGCTGATTTGGAGCATATCCAAAACTTTGAGGAATTTTTGCAGAGCCCTGCTACCTCCTTAAAACTACTTCTGAGTCCAGATGCTACCGCTAGCATGGTCTCGGTGCTGAGCAAAATGCCGCCACAAGATGTCATTTTGCTAATTGGTCCAGAGGGCGGGCATTCACCCGAAGAAGAAGCGCTAGCGCAGGCTGCGGGGTATCAAAAGGTTTCTTTGGGTGAGCGGGTTCTCAGAACAGAAACGGCCGGAATCGTTGCGATTACGGCCGTCAATACTGTCTGGAGCCTAGGCTCCTAA
- the corA gene encoding magnesium/cobalt transporter CorA, with translation MINLFVLQNGRLSQEQVEDRNELLQYTNPIWIDVVDPEEEELLWIKEAFGVLLPELDDLGDLEASARYFEADDGHLHIRTDFLLDEEEVSRNIRVAFVLTKQVLFSIHDEDLPVFRLVRLRARLRPGSVSNAKDVLLDLYSTDAEYSADALEEVYENLERAGHQVLSDDINDATAAEVLETIAKEEDTNGHIRRNVMDTRRALSFLMRSKLLSDEQQEEARQILRDIDSLENHTAFLFDKINFLMDATVGFINLNQSKIIKIFSVVSVALMPPTLLASIWGMNYKYMPELDLFLGYPAALGLMVVSAIIPLWYFHHKGWMK, from the coding sequence ATGATCAACTTGTTCGTCCTGCAAAATGGCCGCCTCTCTCAAGAGCAAGTCGAAGATCGCAATGAATTATTGCAATATACCAACCCCATTTGGATTGACGTAGTTGATCCAGAAGAAGAGGAGCTCCTCTGGATTAAAGAGGCCTTCGGTGTCTTGCTCCCAGAATTGGATGATTTGGGTGACTTAGAGGCATCTGCTCGCTATTTTGAGGCGGATGATGGTCATCTACACATTCGTACGGATTTCTTATTGGATGAAGAAGAAGTCTCCCGCAACATTCGGGTCGCTTTTGTCCTAACTAAGCAAGTTTTATTTTCGATTCATGACGAAGATTTGCCGGTCTTTAGATTGGTCCGTTTGCGCGCGCGTTTGCGTCCGGGATCCGTCAGTAACGCCAAAGATGTTTTGCTGGATTTATATTCAACTGATGCTGAGTATTCTGCTGATGCTTTGGAAGAAGTCTACGAGAACCTGGAGCGTGCAGGACACCAAGTGTTATCGGATGACATCAACGATGCCACCGCAGCTGAAGTGTTGGAGACAATCGCTAAAGAAGAAGATACCAACGGCCATATTCGTCGCAATGTGATGGATACCCGCCGCGCACTTTCTTTTTTAATGCGCAGCAAACTACTCTCAGATGAGCAGCAAGAAGAAGCGCGCCAAATTCTGCGTGACATTGACTCTCTTGAAAACCATACTGCTTTCCTCTTCGATAAGATTAACTTCTTGATGGATGCGACGGTAGGTTTCATTAACTTGAACCAAAGTAAGATCATTAAAATCTTCTCCGTGGTATCGGTTGCCTTAATGCCGCCAACCCTGTTGGCCAGTATTTGGGGTATGAACTACAAGTACATGCCTGAGTTGGATCTCTTTTTGGGATACCCAGCCGCATTGGGCTTAATGGTGGTATCAGCCATTATTCCTTTATGGTATTTCCACCATAAAGGTTGGATGAAGTAA
- the pyrF gene encoding orotidine-5'-phosphate decarboxylase, giving the protein MNTKSPSFTQQLQAAWASQGSMLCVGFDPDPKRIPASLADKPEPIFKFCKAIADATADLVCAFKPQIAYFASQGAEAQLEKLIAHLKTHYPHIPVILDAKRGDIGSTAEHYALEAFERYGADAVTVNPYMGFDSIEPYLRYPEKGVIVLCRTSNPGGSDLQFLQNASSGEPLYIEVAKLAASKWNTSGQIGLVVGATFPEEIAKVRNLVGDMPLLIPGIGAQGGDIEATVKAGSVTQKPGTGMIINSSRAILYASSGEDFAQAARKVALSTRDALNAAVA; this is encoded by the coding sequence ATGAATACCAAGTCCCCTAGCTTTACCCAGCAACTCCAAGCTGCATGGGCTTCTCAAGGCAGCATGCTGTGTGTGGGTTTTGACCCCGACCCCAAAAGAATACCGGCCTCCTTAGCCGACAAACCTGAGCCCATTTTTAAATTCTGCAAAGCAATTGCTGATGCCACAGCAGATCTTGTCTGCGCCTTCAAGCCCCAAATTGCCTACTTTGCCTCGCAGGGCGCGGAGGCTCAACTCGAGAAACTCATTGCCCACCTCAAGACGCATTACCCCCATATTCCGGTCATTCTAGATGCCAAGCGGGGAGACATTGGTAGTACCGCAGAACATTACGCCCTTGAGGCATTTGAGCGCTATGGTGCAGATGCAGTGACTGTGAATCCCTATATGGGATTCGATTCAATTGAGCCCTATTTGCGTTACCCTGAGAAAGGCGTGATTGTTCTTTGTCGCACCTCCAATCCAGGGGGATCTGATTTGCAATTTCTCCAGAATGCATCATCTGGTGAACCGCTCTATATCGAGGTAGCCAAGCTCGCTGCAAGCAAATGGAATACCTCGGGTCAAATTGGATTAGTCGTTGGCGCTACCTTCCCAGAGGAAATTGCTAAGGTCAGAAATCTAGTCGGCGATATGCCACTGCTCATCCCCGGAATTGGGGCGCAAGGTGGCGATATTGAAGCAACCGTTAAAGCCGGAAGCGTTACTCAAAAACCCGGCACTGGCATGATCATTAATTCCTCTCGAGCGATTTTGTATGCAAGTAGTGGTGAAGACTTTGCTCAAGCCGCAAGAAAAGTAGCGCTGAGCACAAGGGATGCTCTAAACGCCGCTGTAGCTTGA
- the tkt gene encoding transketolase, translating into MSNLQIRMANAIRALSMDAVQQANSGHPGMPMGMADIAVALWNDHLQHNPTDPHWMNRDRFVLSNGHGSMLLYSLLHLTGYDLPIGELKNFRQLHSKTPGHPEYGITPGVETTTGPLGQGISNAVGMALAEKLLAEEFNRPGHDIVNHYTYVFLGDGCLMEGISHEVCSLAGTLKLNKLIALWDDNGISIDGKVVSWFNEDTPKRFEAYGWNVIRNVDGHDAEAVSAAIAQAKKSDKPSLICCKTAIGQGAPNMAGSDKVHGSPLGADEIAATRVALNWPYAPFEIPQDIYQAWDFKKRGQAVEHEWNKDFQSYKTKYPELASELQRRMQGDLSKDFSKTVKEYLERCQSKAETIATRKASQNAIEALAPALPEFMGGSADLTGSNLTNWSACKPVRANQWGNHINYGVREFGMSAIMNGIALHGGYIPFGGTFLTFSDYSRNAIRMAALMKLRSIFVFTHDSIGLGEDGPTHQSVEHVASLRLIPNLMVWRPCDTSETAVAWASAVERKQGPSALIFSRQNCPFVARSAQQIKDIARGGYVLRGSKSTPAAVIMATGSEVGLALQTAERLEEEGIAIWVVSIPSTTVFDQQDPAYKASVLPAGVPRIAVEAGVSDFWWKYACAAVHGVDTFGESAPAAQLYEYFGLTVDQISKTVRQVISQQ; encoded by the coding sequence ATGTCAAACCTTCAAATTCGAATGGCTAATGCCATTCGCGCTCTTTCAATGGATGCAGTTCAACAAGCAAACTCGGGGCATCCAGGTATGCCGATGGGCATGGCAGATATTGCTGTTGCCCTATGGAACGATCATTTGCAACACAATCCAACGGATCCACATTGGATGAACCGCGATCGCTTTGTTTTATCCAATGGTCATGGTTCGATGCTGCTCTACTCCTTGTTGCATCTCACCGGCTACGACTTACCGATTGGCGAGCTAAAAAATTTCCGTCAATTGCACAGTAAAACGCCTGGGCATCCCGAGTATGGAATCACTCCTGGGGTAGAGACCACGACAGGTCCATTAGGTCAAGGCATCTCTAATGCGGTTGGCATGGCGCTTGCTGAAAAATTATTAGCAGAAGAATTTAATCGTCCTGGCCACGACATCGTGAATCACTACACCTACGTATTTTTAGGTGATGGTTGTTTGATGGAGGGCATTAGTCATGAAGTCTGTTCATTGGCAGGTACTCTCAAGTTAAATAAACTGATTGCCTTATGGGATGACAACGGTATCTCAATCGATGGCAAGGTCGTGTCTTGGTTCAATGAAGACACGCCTAAACGTTTTGAAGCCTACGGCTGGAATGTGATTCGCAATGTGGATGGTCATGATGCTGAAGCAGTATCTGCGGCAATTGCACAGGCGAAGAAGAGCGACAAACCCTCCTTAATATGCTGTAAGACTGCGATTGGTCAGGGTGCGCCTAATATGGCTGGCAGCGATAAGGTGCATGGCTCTCCATTGGGTGCCGATGAAATCGCAGCGACTCGAGTTGCGCTCAATTGGCCTTATGCCCCTTTTGAAATTCCGCAAGATATTTATCAAGCCTGGGATTTTAAAAAGCGTGGTCAAGCGGTAGAGCATGAATGGAATAAAGATTTTCAGTCCTACAAAACAAAATATCCTGAGCTTGCTTCTGAATTGCAGCGTCGTATGCAGGGGGATTTATCAAAAGATTTTAGTAAGACTGTTAAAGAATATTTAGAGCGTTGCCAAAGCAAGGCAGAAACAATTGCAACTCGTAAGGCAAGTCAAAATGCGATCGAGGCTTTAGCTCCCGCACTTCCAGAATTCATGGGTGGCTCTGCTGATCTCACTGGATCGAACTTAACCAATTGGAGCGCTTGTAAACCCGTTCGAGCGAATCAATGGGGTAATCACATTAATTATGGTGTCCGAGAATTCGGTATGAGCGCCATCATGAATGGCATTGCTTTGCATGGCGGCTACATTCCTTTTGGCGGTACCTTTTTAACTTTCTCAGACTACAGTCGTAACGCCATCCGGATGGCGGCCTTGATGAAGTTACGGAGTATCTTTGTTTTTACCCATGACTCTATTGGTTTGGGTGAAGACGGTCCGACACATCAATCCGTTGAGCATGTTGCCAGCTTGCGTTTAATTCCAAACCTGATGGTTTGGCGTCCTTGCGATACCTCTGAAACAGCCGTGGCTTGGGCCTCTGCAGTAGAGCGTAAGCAGGGGCCAAGTGCTTTAATTTTCAGTCGGCAAAACTGCCCCTTCGTAGCTCGCAGTGCGCAGCAAATTAAAGATATTGCGCGGGGCGGCTACGTCTTGCGTGGTTCCAAATCTACGCCGGCTGCGGTGATTATGGCGACTGGCTCTGAAGTGGGATTGGCATTACAAACTGCAGAACGTTTAGAGGAAGAGGGTATTGCGATTTGGGTTGTCTCGATACCATCTACTACCGTATTTGATCAGCAAGATCCTGCATACAAAGCGAGCGTCTTGCCAGCTGGTGTACCTCGCATTGCAGTTGAGGCAGGCGTTAGTGATTTTTGGTGGAAGTATGCTTGCGCAGCAGTCCATGGTGTGGATACCTTTGGTGAGTCTGCGCCCGCTGCACAACTGTATGAATACTTTGGTTTAACTGTCGACCAGATTTCGAAAACAGTTCGACAAGTCATTAGTCAGCAATAA
- a CDS encoding NADP-dependent malic enzyme codes for MSSSGDTKEQQIASLREAALHYHEFPVPGKIEIAPTKQLTNQRDLALAYTPGVAAACEEIAKDPANAFRYTARGNLVGVITNGTAVLGLGNIGPLASKPVMEGKSVLFKKFAGIDVFDIEVNENDPDKLVEIIAALEPTFGGINLEDIKAPDCFVVERKLQARMKIPVFHDDQHGTAIVVAAAIINGLKVVGKELGKVKLVTSGAGAAALACLDLLVDLGIARENIWVTDLAGVAYKGRKELMDPEKEPFCQDTKLRTLAEVIEGADIFLGLSAGGVLKQDMVKKMADKPLIYALANPTPEILPEEVKAVRPDAVMATGRTDYPNQVNNVLCFPFIFRGALDVGATTITRGMEVAAVKAVAELAQAEQSEVVTSVYGNDNLSFGPDYLIPKPFDPRLITAIAPAVAKAAMDDGVALRPIKDFDAYRNQLQQFVYHSGTLMKPLFNIAKRVPANQKRIVYAEGEDERVLRAVQIALDENLAVPILIGRPEVIDYRIDKFGLRMKPGVDFEIVNPESDARFRDFWQTYLALTERKGVTQTFAKLEMRRRHTLIGSILISKGMADGMICGTVGNSATHLKYIDEVIGHEAGATVYGAMSGLVLPGRQVFLVDTHINLDPSAAELAEITLMAASEMRKLGIAPKVALLSHSNFGSSNAPSAVKMREVLALIQKADPTLEVDGEMHGDSALDESIRSSAVTSSPLKGDANLLVLPNIDAANISYNLLKTAAGNGVSIGPLLLGVAKPIHILTPAATVRRIVNVTALTVVEAASNARGLS; via the coding sequence ATGAGTTCATCTGGCGATACCAAAGAGCAACAAATTGCATCCTTAAGAGAAGCAGCCCTTCACTATCACGAGTTTCCAGTGCCCGGCAAAATTGAAATTGCCCCCACTAAACAGCTCACTAATCAACGCGATCTAGCACTAGCCTACACCCCGGGTGTTGCCGCTGCCTGTGAGGAGATTGCTAAAGACCCCGCAAATGCATTTCGTTATACCGCTCGTGGTAACTTGGTGGGCGTCATCACCAACGGCACCGCAGTCTTAGGATTAGGCAATATTGGACCGCTTGCAAGTAAACCCGTAATGGAGGGGAAGTCTGTCCTCTTTAAAAAATTTGCAGGCATTGATGTTTTCGATATCGAAGTCAATGAAAACGATCCCGATAAATTAGTGGAGATCATTGCAGCACTCGAGCCTACCTTCGGCGGCATTAATCTTGAAGATATCAAGGCGCCTGATTGTTTCGTGGTTGAACGCAAACTTCAAGCGCGCATGAAGATCCCCGTCTTTCATGATGACCAGCATGGCACCGCGATTGTGGTCGCTGCGGCGATTATTAATGGCCTTAAGGTAGTCGGCAAAGAGCTTGGTAAGGTCAAGCTGGTAACTTCTGGAGCTGGAGCGGCAGCTTTGGCTTGTTTAGACTTGCTGGTAGATTTGGGAATTGCTCGTGAAAATATATGGGTAACCGATTTAGCGGGTGTGGCTTACAAAGGCCGCAAGGAGTTAATGGATCCCGAGAAAGAGCCATTCTGCCAAGATACTAAATTAAGAACATTGGCGGAAGTGATCGAGGGCGCTGATATTTTCTTGGGCTTATCTGCCGGCGGCGTACTAAAGCAAGACATGGTCAAGAAAATGGCTGATAAGCCATTAATTTATGCGCTTGCTAACCCCACTCCAGAAATCTTGCCTGAGGAAGTCAAGGCAGTCCGTCCAGATGCTGTCATGGCAACAGGACGTACCGATTATCCCAACCAAGTAAACAACGTTCTATGTTTCCCATTTATTTTCCGTGGGGCTTTAGACGTTGGTGCCACGACGATTACCCGCGGCATGGAAGTGGCTGCAGTCAAGGCTGTCGCTGAGTTGGCACAGGCAGAGCAGAGCGAAGTAGTCACATCGGTTTACGGTAATGACAACTTATCCTTTGGCCCCGATTATTTGATTCCGAAGCCATTCGACCCTCGCTTAATTACCGCAATTGCACCAGCAGTAGCTAAAGCGGCCATGGATGATGGCGTTGCACTTCGTCCAATTAAAGACTTCGACGCTTATCGCAATCAGTTGCAGCAATTTGTGTACCACTCTGGTACTTTGATGAAACCCTTATTCAATATTGCTAAACGGGTTCCTGCAAATCAAAAACGCATTGTCTATGCCGAAGGTGAGGATGAGCGTGTGTTACGCGCAGTGCAAATTGCGCTGGATGAGAATTTAGCAGTACCAATTTTGATTGGTCGCCCTGAGGTGATTGACTATCGGATTGATAAATTTGGCCTGCGCATGAAACCGGGCGTTGACTTTGAGATTGTGAATCCTGAAAGTGATGCTCGCTTTAGAGATTTCTGGCAGACCTATCTTGCGCTTACCGAGCGCAAAGGTGTCACACAAACCTTTGCCAAGCTCGAGATGCGTCGCCGCCATACATTAATTGGCTCGATTCTGATCAGTAAAGGTATGGCTGATGGGATGATTTGTGGCACGGTTGGGAATTCGGCAACGCACCTCAAGTACATCGATGAAGTAATTGGTCACGAAGCTGGTGCGACTGTCTATGGCGCAATGTCTGGATTGGTTTTGCCTGGTCGCCAAGTCTTCTTGGTCGATACCCACATTAATCTTGATCCAAGTGCCGCAGAGTTGGCTGAAATTACCTTGATGGCTGCAAGTGAAATGCGCAAGCTTGGAATTGCGCCTAAAGTTGCCCTGTTGTCGCATTCGAACTTTGGCTCTAGTAATGCGCCTTCAGCAGTCAAGATGCGTGAAGTCTTGGCCTTAATTCAGAAGGCCGATCCCACTCTTGAAGTGGATGGAGAGATGCATGGAGATAGTGCTTTAGACGAATCCATTCGTTCTAGCGCGGTTACCTCATCACCGCTCAAGGGCGACGCGAATCTCCTCGTTCTTCCCAATATTGACGCTGCCAACATTTCTTACAACTTGTTAAAGACTGCGGCTGGTAATGGTGTTTCCATTGGACCTCTGCTTTTAGGGGTGGCTAAGCCGATTCATATCTTGACCCCGGCTGCCACAGTCCGCAGGATTGTGAATGTGACCGCTTTGACTGTTGTAGAGGCTGCTAGCAACGCACGAGGGCTTTCCTAA
- a CDS encoding barstar family protein: MNNQPENTSSAVWDEHSRAESWDSSDRLETESSAANVYAQGGLSRLQNFAANQATGKKVTASWRAALAVRDAGPPAMLRSVRTNIVQSIRAFRTPDLAEAASELGQHFIYANCANAMTKGEVLEAIANAYMFTKQQAKNFDPLLDSLTTMVDKAGPQPGFVVVLEGLPCTQKFDKEARETLLDVFRDAVDFWSERRIPYRVFYSFA, translated from the coding sequence ATGAATAATCAACCTGAAAACACCAGCTCAGCAGTCTGGGATGAACATAGTCGGGCTGAAAGTTGGGATAGCTCTGATCGTCTTGAGACCGAATCTTCAGCAGCCAACGTTTATGCCCAAGGCGGTTTATCCCGTTTGCAAAATTTTGCAGCTAACCAAGCTACCGGAAAAAAAGTGACCGCTTCGTGGCGTGCTGCTTTAGCAGTCCGCGATGCCGGACCGCCTGCAATGTTGCGTAGCGTGCGCACTAATATTGTTCAGTCCATCCGCGCGTTCCGTACGCCAGATTTGGCTGAGGCCGCTAGTGAACTTGGTCAACATTTCATTTATGCAAATTGCGCAAACGCGATGACTAAGGGCGAGGTTTTAGAAGCCATTGCCAATGCGTATATGTTTACAAAACAACAGGCTAAAAATTTCGATCCATTGTTAGATTCTTTGACAACGATGGTCGATAAGGCGGGTCCTCAGCCTGGTTTCGTAGTGGTATTGGAAGGCTTGCCTTGCACACAAAAATTTGACAAAGAAGCCCGCGAGACTTTGCTTGATGTGTTCCGTGATGCTGTTGACTTCTGGTCAGAGCGTCGCATCCCATATCGAGTGTTCTACTCTTTCGCTTAA
- the thiL gene encoding thiamine-phosphate kinase, whose protein sequence is MTSPSSKPISEFELIEAFFKSKAKAMGFSDDSGIVMGIGDDCALVAAKAHEELTVTTDMLVEGRHFFSDANPEWLGYKALAANLSDLAAMGAKPLGFTLALALPQADSHWLESFSNGLFQAAKEFSCPLIGGDTCKGPLNICISALGTVAKGAAIKRSGAKPGDQIWVSGSLGDARLALAALRHEIDLPADQLKIIEARLHQPTPRVALGIALQNFASAALDVSDGLLGDLQHILDASQVDANIFLANLPKSKTLLRQSQALQDQCAANGGDDYEICFTAAAENTSAIEALSKELSLALTRIGEIHTPASTEAKITLIGRDGQQWSAEAGAKLMQSFDHFA, encoded by the coding sequence ATGACTTCTCCTTCCAGCAAGCCAATTTCTGAATTTGAGCTGATTGAGGCATTTTTTAAATCCAAGGCAAAAGCCATGGGTTTTTCAGATGACTCAGGGATTGTGATGGGCATTGGGGATGATTGCGCGTTAGTGGCTGCCAAAGCCCATGAAGAGCTCACAGTGACCACCGATATGCTGGTTGAAGGTCGGCACTTTTTTAGCGACGCTAACCCTGAATGGCTGGGCTACAAAGCCCTGGCAGCCAACCTCTCAGACCTGGCGGCGATGGGCGCTAAGCCCTTAGGCTTTACGCTTGCGCTGGCCCTCCCTCAAGCCGATAGCCACTGGCTGGAATCCTTTAGCAATGGCCTGTTTCAAGCGGCCAAGGAATTTTCTTGCCCTTTAATTGGTGGAGATACCTGCAAGGGGCCTCTCAATATCTGTATTAGCGCCCTAGGCACTGTTGCAAAGGGGGCAGCCATTAAACGTTCAGGTGCTAAGCCCGGAGATCAGATTTGGGTCTCTGGCTCCTTAGGTGATGCGAGACTCGCACTTGCTGCACTGCGTCATGAAATTGATTTGCCTGCTGATCAACTCAAAATAATTGAGGCTCGCCTACATCAACCCACCCCCAGAGTGGCATTGGGAATCGCGTTACAGAATTTTGCTAGCGCAGCCCTAGACGTCTCCGACGGTCTGCTAGGCGACCTGCAACACATTCTGGATGCTTCTCAGGTAGATGCCAATATTTTCTTGGCAAACTTACCTAAATCCAAAACCCTGCTTCGACAGAGTCAAGCATTACAGGATCAATGCGCAGCCAATGGTGGTGATGATTATGAAATCTGCTTTACTGCCGCCGCTGAAAATACATCAGCAATTGAAGCGCTAAGTAAAGAACTGTCCCTAGCACTAACTCGTATTGGAGAAATCCACACTCCCGCATCTACCGAAGCGAAGATCACCTTAATTGGTCGGGATGGTCAACAATGGAGTGCCGAAGCTGGGGCAAAATTAATGCAATCATTTGATCACTTCGCATGA
- a CDS encoding CinA family protein translates to MHSSSSLAKALSLVLIQKSWKIALAESCTGGLVCATLTELAGSSDWFERGYITYSNVAKAECLGVPPETIESFGAVSEPVAKAMAEGARRNAAVNVGVAITGIAGPTGGSPQKPVGTVCFAWSVMESTVCKTQLFTGDRQEIREQACAYALTELLTLLK, encoded by the coding sequence ATGCATTCATCATCTAGCTTGGCAAAAGCGTTATCCCTCGTCCTGATCCAAAAATCGTGGAAGATTGCGCTTGCAGAATCCTGTACTGGCGGCCTCGTTTGTGCCACGCTAACCGAGCTAGCTGGATCAAGCGATTGGTTTGAGAGAGGCTACATCACTTATAGCAATGTAGCTAAAGCAGAGTGTCTTGGAGTGCCTCCTGAAACGATTGAATCATTTGGGGCAGTGAGTGAGCCAGTGGCTAAAGCGATGGCTGAAGGTGCCCGAAGAAATGCAGCAGTCAATGTGGGCGTTGCTATCACCGGCATCGCGGGTCCTACGGGTGGATCACCACAGAAGCCAGTTGGAACGGTCTGCTTTGCCTGGTCGGTGATGGAGTCGACGGTTTGCAAAACCCAATTATTTACTGGCGATCGACAAGAGATTCGTGAGCAGGCTTGTGCTTACGCTTTAACAGAGCTGCTGACGCTGCTGAAATAA
- a CDS encoding phosphatidylglycerophosphatase A: MKLPIKLPSNSPSFKWVFQTAGRTLAFGFGSGLSPIAPGTAGTLWAWGAFYLGQTIFSSEDWLWVIALSFVLGCSVCGQVSEELGKKDFGGIVWDEIVAFWLVLVIIMPTAIWLQAIAFILFRFFDAIKPGPIGMIDRYFKATEDAQSASTYSLKANLWQGFGIMIDDLAAAFFTLLVIALGQSLLK, encoded by the coding sequence ATGAAGCTCCCCATCAAACTTCCCAGCAACTCACCCTCCTTTAAGTGGGTATTTCAAACTGCGGGTCGCACACTCGCATTTGGTTTTGGCAGCGGTCTCAGCCCCATCGCACCGGGCACCGCAGGCACGCTGTGGGCATGGGGGGCCTTCTACCTTGGGCAAACTATTTTTTCTTCAGAAGATTGGCTTTGGGTCATCGCTTTGAGCTTTGTACTGGGCTGCTCGGTCTGCGGTCAAGTTAGCGAAGAGTTGGGTAAAAAAGATTTCGGCGGTATTGTTTGGGATGAGATTGTGGCCTTCTGGCTAGTGCTAGTCATCATCATGCCAACCGCAATTTGGCTGCAAGCGATTGCATTTATTCTCTTTCGGTTTTTTGATGCCATCAAGCCTGGTCCAATCGGGATGATCGATCGTTACTTCAAAGCTACTGAAGATGCTCAATCGGCCAGCACCTACTCACTGAAAGCCAATCTATGGCAGGGCTTTGGCATCATGATTGACGATCTCGCTGCTGCTTTTTTTACGCTTCTCGTGATCGCACTTGGACAATCTCTACTCAAATAA
- the mtgA gene encoding monofunctional biosynthetic peptidoglycan transglycosylase, with protein MRWFAYLAKCLLSGLIVMQLYFVLQISLWSWFNPSNTAFERAERWRLCGMHWSCGLRSDWVPYQQISSNLKRAVLVSEDDIFFQHHGVRVEDMEKAWEKNQQRKGQSKTALRGGSTITQQLAKNLFLSSEQDYLRKGQELLITAYLELILPKQRLFEIYLNSVEWGEGVFGVGAASQHYFAISPAALSREESAALASALPAPKCFDKGQYCRRGSIDYPLRQEFILENMDRVALSPNPKSHSR; from the coding sequence ATGCGTTGGTTTGCTTATCTTGCAAAATGCTTGCTCAGTGGCTTGATTGTCATGCAGCTCTATTTTGTTCTGCAGATCAGTCTGTGGTCTTGGTTCAATCCTAGCAATACCGCTTTCGAGAGAGCAGAGCGCTGGCGCTTATGTGGCATGCATTGGTCTTGCGGATTGCGTTCCGATTGGGTTCCCTACCAGCAGATTTCCTCAAACTTAAAACGTGCTGTACTGGTCAGTGAAGATGATATCTTTTTTCAGCACCATGGTGTCCGTGTAGAAGATATGGAAAAAGCCTGGGAAAAGAATCAGCAGCGAAAAGGACAATCTAAGACAGCCTTACGAGGTGGCTCAACGATTACCCAGCAGCTTGCTAAAAACTTATTTCTGTCCTCAGAGCAGGATTACTTGCGTAAAGGTCAAGAGCTTCTCATTACTGCTTATTTAGAACTCATTCTTCCCAAACAAAGATTATTTGAGATCTATCTCAACTCCGTCGAGTGGGGTGAGGGCGTCTTTGGCGTGGGGGCAGCGAGCCAACATTATTTTGCGATTAGTCCAGCCGCCTTATCTCGTGAAGAGTCTGCAGCCCTAGCCTCGGCGCTGCCGGCACCAAAGTGTTTTGATAAGGGCCAATATTGTCGTAGGGGCAGTATTGATTACCCCCTTCGCCAAGAATTTATTCTGGAGAATATGGATCGGGTTGCATTGTCACCAAACCCAAAAAGTCACTCTCGTTAA